A stretch of the bacterium SCSIO 12827 genome encodes the following:
- a CDS encoding CoA-binding protein, with translation MLDAMIRARSVAIVGASQQKNEVGGDKLGTVALNYLLAHNYPGKVYPVNPKETEIRGLACYASVTDIPDDIDLALIAVPAKASVAVMKDCGAKGVKTAIVLASGFSEAGEPQLEADLIAAAKAGDVRFCGPNTNGMISIANDMVCCTSMVCAMPRFNKGDIAFLTQSGAVGGSMLGTGNEEQGGFSHWISVGNEADLQVADYLDYLADDADTKVIAMFIEGIRDPDKFTRACAKAARAGKPVVVYKIGLSEVSAAAAASHTGAMVGSDAVFDAVCRKYGVVRVDDAADLLPTAITFSRLLDKLPKGPRMGLIGPSGGICGVCADECHRFGLDVPELPQAAQETLKQFIPPFGALRNPIDVTQQIRSSPTGYQDTIRTVLEQDTIDGVFLLVTMVGEPRASFYCDIFTEAARATDKPVIIAWTGAQSLAAQAIPQIKRNQMPLYFSARGAVRAMRALLDYQRFLDARGEDNR, from the coding sequence GTGCTCGACGCCATGATCCGGGCGCGCTCCGTCGCCATCGTCGGCGCCTCCCAACAAAAGAATGAAGTGGGCGGCGATAAACTGGGCACGGTCGCGCTGAATTATCTGCTCGCCCATAACTATCCGGGCAAGGTCTATCCCGTGAATCCCAAGGAAACGGAAATCCGGGGCCTCGCCTGCTATGCCAGCGTGACGGACATCCCGGACGATATCGACCTGGCCCTGATCGCCGTGCCGGCCAAGGCCAGCGTCGCCGTGATGAAGGACTGCGGCGCCAAGGGCGTGAAGACGGCCATCGTGCTGGCGTCCGGGTTTTCCGAAGCCGGAGAGCCGCAATTGGAAGCCGACCTGATCGCCGCCGCAAAAGCGGGCGACGTACGGTTCTGCGGGCCCAACACCAACGGCATGATTTCCATCGCCAACGACATGGTCTGCTGCACCTCGATGGTCTGCGCCATGCCGCGTTTCAACAAGGGCGACATCGCCTTCCTGACGCAATCGGGGGCCGTCGGCGGCTCCATGCTCGGCACCGGGAATGAAGAACAGGGCGGGTTCAGCCATTGGATTTCCGTCGGCAACGAGGCCGACCTGCAGGTCGCGGACTATCTGGATTATCTGGCCGATGATGCGGACACCAAGGTGATCGCGATGTTCATCGAAGGCATCCGCGACCCGGACAAATTCACCCGCGCCTGCGCCAAGGCAGCCCGGGCGGGCAAGCCCGTGGTGGTCTACAAGATCGGCCTGTCCGAGGTTTCCGCCGCCGCCGCTGCGTCCCATACCGGGGCCATGGTCGGCTCCGACGCCGTGTTCGACGCCGTGTGCCGCAAGTACGGCGTTGTCCGGGTCGACGACGCGGCCGACCTGCTGCCCACGGCGATCACCTTTTCCCGCCTTTTGGACAAGCTGCCGAAGGGGCCGCGCATGGGCCTGATCGGGCCGTCCGGCGGTATCTGCGGCGTCTGCGCCGATGAATGCCACCGCTTCGGGCTCGACGTGCCGGAACTGCCGCAAGCGGCGCAGGAAACGCTGAAACAGTTCATCCCGCCGTTCGGCGCGCTGCGCAACCCCATCGACGTGACGCAGCAGATCCGCAGTTCTCCCACGGGCTATCAGGACACCATCCGCACGGTGCTGGAACAGGACACGATCGACGGTGTGTTCCTGCTGGTCACCATGGTGGGTGAGCCGCGCGCCAGTTTCTATTGCGACATTTTCACCGAAGCCGCGCGGGCGACCGACAAGCCCGTCATCATCGCCTGGACTGGGGCCCAGTCCCTGGCCGCCCAGGCGATCCCGCAGATCAAGCGCAATCAAATGCCGTTGTATTTTTCGGCCCGGGGGGCCGTGCGCGCCATGCGGGCGCTGCTGGACTACCAGCGCTTTCTGGACGCCCGTGGGGAGGACAACCGATGA
- a CDS encoding glycine cleavage system protein R, with amino-acid sequence MPKTLILTFIADDRPGLVERISQTVADAGGNWLDSRMAHLAAKFAGIAKVEIAEDGIAALEDSLRALDAEGFHLVVEEAVETASAMGPVFEIELLGPDHPGILRDISHCLAERGVSVEDMETDIREAPHSGGTLFHAHARVRAPQDLGDEDLRESLEILAGTLMVDITVGKIL; translated from the coding sequence ATGCCAAAGACCCTGATCTTGACCTTCATCGCCGACGACCGGCCCGGACTGGTGGAGCGCATTTCGCAAACCGTGGCGGATGCCGGCGGCAACTGGCTGGACAGCCGCATGGCGCATCTGGCGGCGAAGTTCGCCGGCATCGCCAAGGTTGAGATCGCCGAGGATGGGATCGCCGCCCTGGAGGACAGCCTCCGGGCGCTCGACGCCGAGGGTTTTCATTTGGTGGTGGAGGAAGCAGTCGAGACCGCATCCGCCATGGGCCCGGTGTTCGAGATCGAGCTTCTCGGGCCGGATCATCCGGGCATCCTGCGCGATATTTCCCATTGTTTGGCGGAGCGCGGCGTCAGCGTCGAGGATATGGAAACGGACATCCGTGAAGCACCCCATTCCGGCGGCACGCTGTTCCACGCCCACGCACGGGTGCGCGCGCCCCAGGACCTCGGCGACGAAGACCTGCGGGAAAGTCTGGAAATATTGGCCGGCACCTTGATGGTTGATATTACAGTCGGCAAAATTCTCTGA
- a CDS encoding PilZ domain-containing protein, whose protein sequence is MSGRKIVGFKDDNRRRDVRLDVKGVKFVINGHEFPVGDMSVGGFRLKSAIGKMRPGQSFTVTHVVTEDDGRVPLGANGEVMRIDYAETSLGCRFTKLTGGQFRIIEAIAMRRPLSTLSTTAKRKGFFGLFGD, encoded by the coding sequence ATGAGCGGGCGCAAGATCGTCGGATTCAAGGATGACAACAGACGCCGCGACGTGCGTCTGGACGTCAAAGGCGTCAAATTCGTCATCAATGGCCACGAATTCCCCGTCGGCGACATGAGCGTCGGCGGCTTTCGGCTGAAATCGGCCATTGGCAAGATGCGCCCGGGACAAAGCTTCACCGTCACCCATGTCGTGACCGAGGACGACGGTCGTGTGCCGCTGGGCGCCAATGGCGAGGTCATGCGCATCGATTATGCGGAAACCAGCCTGGGCTGCCGGTTCACCAAGCTGACGGGCGGGCAGTTCCGGATCATCGAGGCTATTGCCATGCGCCGACCGTTGAGTACCCTGAGCACCACGGCCAAACGCAAAGGCTTTTTCGGCCTGTTCGGCGACTGA
- a CDS encoding acetate--CoA ligase family protein has translation MTPAEIIKNARAQGSRTLSEHQSKQVLAAYGVPVTAERLAGDADTAAQAAAEIGFPVALKGNAPDLAHKTEAGLVEIGLADADEVRAAAARLMAKLPPGGTLLVQKMASGKREFLIGMTRDAQYGPCVTFGLGGIFAEALNDTVLRLAPVSERDALAMMDGIRAKALLGPYRGMAAVDRIALAQAIMGVGQAALAHPEITEIDVNPVIITGDHPVAVDALVVLA, from the coding sequence ATGACCCCGGCCGAAATCATCAAGAACGCCCGCGCCCAGGGCTCCCGCACCCTGTCGGAGCACCAATCCAAGCAGGTCCTGGCCGCTTACGGCGTGCCGGTGACGGCGGAACGCCTTGCCGGCGATGCGGACACGGCGGCACAGGCCGCCGCCGAAATCGGTTTTCCCGTGGCGCTCAAGGGCAATGCCCCGGATCTCGCCCATAAGACGGAAGCCGGATTGGTCGAAATCGGCCTGGCCGACGCGGACGAGGTCCGGGCGGCGGCGGCACGCCTGATGGCCAAGCTGCCCCCGGGCGGCACTCTGCTGGTTCAGAAAATGGCGTCCGGCAAGCGGGAATTCCTGATCGGCATGACCCGGGACGCGCAGTACGGCCCCTGCGTCACCTTCGGGCTCGGCGGCATCTTCGCCGAGGCCCTGAACGACACGGTCCTGCGTCTGGCCCCGGTCAGTGAACGTGACGCCCTGGCGATGATGGATGGCATCCGCGCCAAGGCGCTGCTCGGCCCTTACCGGGGCATGGCGGCCGTCGACCGCATCGCCCTGGCACAGGCCATCATGGGCGTGGGGCAGGCGGCCCTGGCCCATCCCGAGATTACCGAGATCGACGTCAATCCAGTGATCATCACGGGCGACCACCCGGTCGCCGTGGATGCGTTGGTGGTTTTGGCTTAG
- a CDS encoding SDR family oxidoreductase: MEMKMTGRKALVTGGSLGIGRAIAQAFCSAGAEVAIVARRADVLNEAKAAIEAATGGRVVAVVGDVSTAEGCQAAWDAAIAGLGQIDVLVNNAGSSHRAPFVSVTDAEWQADLDLKLFGAIRLCRLAFPGMTERKWGRIINVLNSGAKAPPPSGAPTAVTRAAGMALTKVLAGEGAPYNVLVNSLHVGKIESDQWVRRAAKDGKDLDQLYDEMGKELPMGRMGKAEEFAAAACFLASDAGSYICGAAINVDGGLSPVV, translated from the coding sequence ATGGAAATGAAAATGACAGGGCGCAAGGCCCTGGTGACCGGCGGTAGCCTGGGTATCGGCCGGGCCATCGCCCAGGCCTTCTGTAGCGCCGGAGCGGAGGTCGCCATCGTCGCCCGCCGCGCCGACGTATTGAACGAGGCCAAGGCCGCGATCGAGGCCGCCACGGGCGGGCGCGTGGTCGCCGTGGTCGGCGACGTGTCGACCGCCGAAGGCTGTCAGGCCGCCTGGGACGCCGCCATCGCCGGTCTGGGCCAGATCGACGTGCTGGTCAACAACGCGGGATCGTCGCACCGCGCCCCCTTTGTGTCCGTGACCGATGCGGAATGGCAGGCGGACCTGGACCTCAAGCTGTTCGGCGCCATCCGCCTGTGCCGCCTGGCCTTTCCCGGCATGACGGAGCGTAAATGGGGACGCATCATCAACGTGCTGAATTCGGGCGCCAAGGCGCCGCCGCCGTCGGGCGCGCCGACGGCCGTGACCCGCGCCGCCGGCATGGCACTGACCAAGGTTCTGGCCGGTGAGGGAGCGCCCTACAACGTGCTGGTCAATTCCCTGCATGTCGGCAAGATCGAAAGCGACCAATGGGTGCGCCGCGCCGCCAAGGACGGCAAGGACCTGGACCAGTTGTATGACGAGATGGGCAAGGAACTGCCCATGGGGCGCATGGGCAAGGCCGAGGAATTCGCCGCCGCCGCTTGTTTCCTGGCGTCGGACGCGGGCTCCTACATCTGTGGTGCGGCGATCAACGTCGACGGCGGCCTGTCGCCGGTGGTTTAG
- a CDS encoding 2,4'-dihydroxyacetophenone dioxygenase family protein, translating to MSPDSTYTEQTLPAGARSDGRVAVEDLPAPYDGPRPQDALPELFIQDGYANDDPRLWVPLAPGRWSRPLCLNVSNGYWVHLTKVVGGGLLSRHRHPAPVHGFVIKGRWRYLERDWIAEAGSYLYEPPGDIHTLVVEPDCDEMITLFHNTGALIYCDADGNTVGTTDVFDRVDACRKHFTEVGLGADYVEQFIR from the coding sequence ATGAGCCCAGACAGCACGTATACCGAACAAACCCTGCCCGCCGGTGCCCGGTCGGACGGCCGTGTCGCCGTCGAAGACCTGCCGGCCCCTTATGACGGTCCCCGGCCGCAGGACGCCCTGCCGGAACTGTTCATTCAAGACGGCTATGCCAACGACGACCCTCGTCTGTGGGTGCCGCTGGCACCGGGCCGCTGGTCGCGGCCGCTCTGCCTGAACGTGTCCAACGGCTATTGGGTGCATCTGACTAAGGTGGTCGGCGGCGGCCTGCTGTCGCGCCACCGTCATCCGGCCCCCGTGCACGGCTTCGTCATCAAGGGCCGCTGGCGCTATCTGGAACGGGACTGGATCGCCGAGGCGGGATCGTATCTGTACGAGCCGCCGGGCGACATCCACACCCTGGTGGTGGAACCGGATTGCGACGAAATGATCACCCTGTTCCACAATACGGGTGCGCTGATCTATTGCGACGCGGACGGCAACACGGTCGGCACCACGGACGTGTTCGACCGGGTTGATGCCTGCCGCAAGCATTTCACCGAGGTCGGCCTGGGTGCCGATTACGTGGAACAGTTCATCCGCTAA